CCGCGCATTTACAACCTGATAACAGGGTGTCCTAAAAGTAGCAGCACACCACACCACACATTTACAGTAGAGAGGAAAAAAGATGACGATACATCAGTGATCAGTGTCACCGGACCAGACTGAACTCAAGTGGTTGCTGCCAAACTGATGCAACCATTGAGTAACTAGTAGTAACTGGCTAACTGCATAGAGCAGAAACTTAGCTTGCGACGAACTGTCAGGTTCCTGAGCAAGGAACATACCAACCGATCCATGGAACTGGAGCTGAAAAGGAAAATGGCAGCTTAGCTAGCAAGAAAGAAGTTAATGCAGCGGCAACGATCACTCGTTACTCATTACTGGCTGGCGCCGAGCTGCTGCAGCACCGCAGCCATGGCGGGGCGCTGGCCAGGCGCCTCGCTGGTGCACAGCAGCGCGATCCCGGCCAGTTTCGCCGCCTCGGGCCTCGAGAACCTGGCCCCGAGGCGGTGGTCCACAAGATCGTCGAGCTTGGCGGCACCGCCGGGCTCCGCGCCGTCCATGGTGCAGCGGAGGAGGTGCTGCGAAACCGCCTTCTTCCCAGTGAGCACCTGGAACACGACCACCCCGAAGGCGTACACGTCGCTCTTGTCCGTGAACCGGCCGGTGGTCGTGTACTCCGGCGCCAGGTACCCCATGGCGGCGCTGCCCTTGAGCGTGGAGAAGACCACGTCGTCGGCCAGCAGCTTGTGCACGCCGGAGCCAGAGAGGCGGGGCACCAACATGTGGTCCAGGAGCACCTTGTCTGCCGAGATGTTCTGGTGGACAAGAGGAGGCTTGCTCGGTTTGCTGCTGTGCAGGTAGTCGATTCCTGAAATAATTCAGAATTTCAGCATGTGCGGAGTAGAACAAATCACTAGGTAAACATTTAAATGGCTCATCATTGTGCATCAAACTCAAATTATCTAGCAAATTTAGTTTGTTCACTTTCAAGAAATGTAGCTTAAGTATTACTAGCAACAACAAAAAAGTTGGCTCCAGAAACTTATAGGCTGTCTATTTCATGTTTCAACAGATAGAAATGGTGGTATATTATACCTTTGGCAATGCCTTTGATGATGGAGACCCGAGTTGACCAGTCAAGGATCCTCGTCTCGGCGTCGCCGTCCTTGATATCCAAATACTGGGAAAGGCTACCGGTCGCCATGAACTCATAGACGAGGAAGCACTCCCCTCTAGCCCGGGAGCGGCAGAAACCCCTTAAGCCAACAAGGTTTTCATGCCGCAGCGATGTAAGCACACGGAGCCCTTTCAAGAAGTCGGCCTCCTCCGACTTGCAACTGCTCTTGTTGATGCTCTTGACGGCGACGACCGAGCCATCCCGCATTATCCCTCTATGTGTCGCCGCAAAGGTGCTCTTGCCAAGCACATTGATGTCCGAGAAGTACTGCGTCGCGCACTCCACCTCTTCGAGATTGAACCTTACGCTCGGGGACCCCTCCGGCGATAGCCGTACTCCGTGTTGCGATCCCTCCGACGAAGTGTCCCAGCCACTAGAATACTCAACATTGATCAATGAGGAGGCACTCTTCTGATATGTTTCCTTTGATTGCTCCAAACTAGGCCTGCCTTCCAAGCTCTCCACAGAACAACCAACCTTTTGCTTCTGCCGGCGGTGCCATGAGAAGACAGATAGACCACAAGCCGCCACACCAGCTATAATTATGATTGTTCCGGCAAGAACAGCTCCTGAAGAGAGCGTTGATGACCTCGAGCATGCGCCGATGTCGCAATTTGTGTTTTGGCTTATATTTTGTGGAGTTTGCTGTGGTTTGATGGAGGTTGATTCGGGTTTATGTGGCATTTGTTCATCAACGTTGTCATCGTTAGGACAGGCTTTCAGAGAACCAAAGTGAGACCCGCAGAGCTCTAAATTGTTGTCGAACTTAAATCCATGACCCAATTTCTTCAGACCTATAAAATATCAGTGGAGACAAGACAATTCAGACGGCCACAGAGGCAGTGACATTGTAAACATGAACACCATTGTTGAAGACTACCTACCAGAAGGAACACTTCCTGAAAGTGTATTGTTGCGGAGGTCCAGTGTTGCAAGCTGTGGGATACCGGCAAGCTTGGAAGGGATGGAGCCAAACAGGTGATTGGAGCTCAAGTCCAGCCGTGTCAGCTCCGGCAAGTCCCCTAGAGACGCCGGTATCGCCCCGGTGAGCTGGTTGGACTGAACGGCAAGAACAGTGAGCTTCTTGAGCTCACCCAGCTGAGTTGGGATGCTCCCTGAGAGCTGGTTGTAGCCCAGCTGCAGCACTGCAGGAAAGAACACAAACTTCTCAGCCATTTACCATTAGAGAAGAACTATCGATCACTGTTTCAAATTGATTAGTGTTCCAGCTTTTTGGTACGGCTAATTAATCAAATCCTGGAAGTGGACAGGTAATTAATTATAATGGCTATTGTGAGCTGTAGGAACAGTCCATGTACAGGGAATAAATGTGGACGCATTTCAGAGGTTGAATGCACACATCAAGTAGCCGTGCAAGAGGACAAAATGTAATCAGAAGAATTCAAAGTTTTGGTCCATGCAGGTAATCAGCAGCAGACAAGAAACTGGGAGGGCGAGCCACGAGTAGAAACAAACCAAATGTACTTGCCAAATTCAAATTCTGAGTACTAGATGTGTACCGAATGTCATAAAATTCAGGATCAGAAATACACGTACCCAGAAGTATCAAAACTGATTTGCCAAATTACAAATATAAGAATGTAGGATTACTTTTTTCGGTACCACTTTCAAAACTGAAGAACTCGCTCAGTAGTCAGTATACAGTAGTAAGTACAGTACCTTGGAGGCGATGGAGGCGGCCGAGCTCGACGGGGATGCCCCCGGACAGGTTGTTGACGCCGAGGTAGAGCTCCGCGAGGTCGGGGAGGTCGCCGAGCTCGCGAGGGATCGCCCCGCCCAGGTCGTTGTAGTGGAGGTACAGCCCGGTGAGTCCCGGGAGCATGGCCACCGCCGGCGAGACGCTCCCGGAGAGCCGCCTCCCCTGCAAGGAGACGACAGAGACCCTCCCGCTAGCGTCGCAGGAGACGCCCTCGAAGTAGTCCCCGCGGCCGCACGGGTCCCCGCCGCGCGACCACgacgccagcgccggcgcgcgcCCCGACGGGTCCAGCGCCGCCTTGATCTCCATCAGCGCGTCCGTCTCGGCATTGCCGGaattggaggaggaggaggtcgcggCGACGGACGCGATGAGGAGCAGGATGAGGGGGGCGCTGTTGGACGCCATGGGGAACGGGGAGGCGGAGACGCAGAGGCAGAGAGAGAACAGCAGAGTAGCTTCGGGTGTGCGGAGGGGTTGGAATTTGGGGGCTTATAGGGGGGTTTGCGGTAAAAAGGACGATGTGGGGGTGGTGGGGTTAGTGTCAGTCAAAAGGCGGTTGGATGGACGGTAAAAAGGTGGAAAGCGGAGGGGGCTTACGGGGATTTGCGAGTCGCGTTCGATTACACGTCCACGTGTGGGATGGATCGGATGCCGTATCTGTGTCAAGTGAGTCGGGACGACACCCTGAAGATGGACAAATGCAGTAGTACTACCGTACTTCAAGTTGCGTCACTTTTTTTTGACAGGTTTATATGCTAgatattttttttagaaaaggaggatgaccccggcctctacatctgggcgatgcatgcggccactttattaattattctcataagaccttacaaagtcatacaacagtaagactgaAGCCACCGTCTAATCAACAACTGTCGCTAtacctatccagttgatgaaggggcgctgatagtctgagcctaataccaaacagacatcgcagccaaacctaaacttctaagacctgaggtcccaaccaggacgcctgcctggtatggggcacctaccagtccggcgcactcctcaaccaggacgcctgccgggtatggggccgccgcagccacctgccacgaGTCAGTAAACATGACATTCAGAGTATGCAACTCATATACCAATATCTAAACACGTGAGCTCGTATATAGCATAGGACCGGAACATCTATCAAGGCAGCATATACGACTAGCATATGAACGAGCAAGTAGGGGATGAACAAGTCATACCCTCCGATAGGCCACGCAAGGGTCGCAGCGGCAGCATCAGCCTCGGCTTcgtccgtggccttcttcttaACAACGGCGACAGCCATGGCGTTGGTGCAGGGGAAGTAATCAAAGCAGAGAATGGAGATGGAGACGGATCGGGAGCAGTCACGCCGAGACGCTCCCCAAAAAACTTATCGCCCTTCTCCCGATGCAGGATCTTGAAGGACAGGGTTCCACAGAACTGCTCTCCCATCTAACTGTGCACGTGAGCAACATGATGTGATCGTTTGAAGCAGCATGGAGCTTGGAATAGTAGATGACGACTAAGGTTGTGCAAAGACGCAGTGATTGTGTTAGCTGCACTGGCCAACGCCTCCAATATATATGTCGGGTAGGttgttagaacataaagcttattgtgCCATTAAAGAACTTCATTACTACATCCGttctggtttattggtccccttagTATTTtatgtcaaattttgaccatagatttaattaagaaaataataatgcatgtcaccaaaaattatatcgttggattcatgtttgaacatagtttccggtgatattatttttggttacatgcattaacattttcttAGTTAAATTTAAGGTCAAACTTTAGCACAAAATACGAAGGGGACTAATAAACCCGGACGGGGGTAGTATGATTTTAAGGTTGCTGATGAAAAGTGATTATTTGATATTAGTTCTCTAGATGAATGGAGCACACGAGCTTATGAAAATATTAAATTACATAAAGAAAAAATTAAAcaatggcatgataaaagaattcaTAAACGAGAATTCCATATTGGTGATAAAGTTCTTTTATACAAGTCTTCTTTCAGATATTTTACAGATAAACTCCTCTAAATGGGGAGATCCATATATCGTCGAAGAAGTTTACCGTTCCGGAGCCATAAAAATAAACAACGCCAAAGGAAACAACTTGAAGGTAGTTAATGGGCAAAAAATTAAACATTATAGTGCAGGTACCCCATTAATATTGATTCGAACATTATTCAAGTAATTGAACCAGAAGATTACATCGAAAAGACCTTCCGAAACATTCCAGAATCCTGAAAAAAGGAATAGGGATTTTGGATCTCTGAGGTTGGCATGGCTCCCCAAAGGCTCCACACCAAGCATCGTATTGTTCAACCCGCTCCGAGTAAACCTCCCTTTAGTGAGGTCTACTACAAGTGGTATTTGGGAGAGGAAGATGCCATCGATCATGGAGATATTACGAAGGCAGCCGGCGACAAGATCAAGGGAGGTGGAGAAGACAACTGAGAGTCCCCCTTCGAGGATATGGAGAAGGGTGATACTTTCCAAACTCTTTATCCTGATCTTTCTTTGTCAAATATTAATGCATTGAAGGCCATTGAGGCGATCTATGCTCAGAACATGGTGCTTACTCAAGAAGTTATTGCATTGGGTGAACAAAACCGTGCTCTTTGCAGGATCATCAACGAGGTGAGGTCATTATCTGCAAAGGACAAGCCTACCACTTCATCACCAACGGGTATGGCACCACCCTTGCTTTGTTACAAGCTTGGGGAGGTtccccagtatcgtatcaccatcacttttTATCATCATATATATTAGTTTGGTCCTTAGTTATTTCGTGATCTAGAATAAAAGTATTAGTATGAAGTAGTTTGAGTGTTCGTTTCGTTCCAGTGCTATCAATGTAATCGTGCTTGAAAGTTATAATAAAGAGTAGTATGAGTTTGAGTCTTCCTTTACTTTTATCCTTTTGCATAAGATCACTCAcagcaaaaataataaaaagtTCATATGCTAATCTCATGGGAGTAATGGCTTCACATAAAAGGAGTATGATTGGTAAAATTTATTGGAAGTTAACAAACAAAGCATCAGTCATTGATGTAGTTCATGAAAGAATAATGAAGGAAGAgatatttcacatataaatatactatcttggacatttTTTATGATTGTGAGCTCCCATTAATTATATTAATTATTTCCAATCAAGTAGttatgttggacaaggaagacaacgtaatgggttatgtttgcttatattcacatagaagttatattgtcatggatcctctaacatATGGCGCTTGCTTataatcttttgctagccaaaatttatGTACTAAGTAGAGACACTACTTATGCATCCAAATACCCTTTAACCTAGTTTCCTGTCATGAGaatccaccatatctacctatgtgatggtgtcctggactaaggggtgcTAACCTATAGAACCAACAGTCCACGGGTCGAGCTTACGGCCCGCCAATCGCTACAAGGAAGGACTCCGGAAGCTATGAACCTCGGCTTGACCAATATGGAAACCTCCGAAGACTTGATGTGCACTCCAAGGACTGCTAAATAGTCAACATGTTGGCAACCGACTATATGTGTAACCTAGGTACCCCCGATGCATAGCCATGGGGTTTAGTCTTTAGGGACATGATTACCAGCCTTAGGGTTAGAACACAAtcatacgatctcgaggtagatcatctTGTACTCTATACTCCATCACATCAATACAATcaaagcaggatgtagggttttacctcttcgagagggtcCGAACCCGGGTAAACATCATCTCCCTTCGTACCTCGTTACCATTGTTCCTAGACCTACagctcaggaccccctacccgagagcTGCCGGTTTTAGCACCGACATTGGTGGCCCATGCAGGTCCCACTGTTCGGTTGCTCCGGAATAATGGAGGTATCGATCAACGATCATACCCAAAACGGTGTATCTTCTACGCCGGACCCTCAAGTCGTCggatcaaacggagtccaaaacaCATCAGATCACCCCTCCTCCCTCAAGAGTCGAAGGGTGACGACATCGAATCTATGACCGAGCCACACACTCTGTCCCTAGCTCgactgttggggatataactactgggtatgaaccgcccaggaggggccgggtcataccactggcgACTTATCGATGAAGATGGCGGGTCATAGCAAGCCTATTGatggcccaagacccagaggcgacttgaggcccaagaggatgaaccgccatatgtATAACTTGTtttgtaaggcaagcttagttagtcaccgagtcggacacgttgtgtatgagccggccgggactctgtaagccgtcgggcatcaacctgtgtatataaagggtgACCCGACGACGAGTTAAGGGCAAGAAAgaagagatcgagaactaggtcaagcgtatttgctccctagtaatcgaaacccaagcaatacaatcccaaactggagtaggcctttacctccaccgcgaggggctgaaccagtataaactctctgtgtcctttgtcccgtttaacccctttaagctaacctagttgcgatggctccacgactaactccttacgctaggacatctgccgtgttaagtccacgacagttggcgcccaccgtggggccagcgcacggtggttttgagttcttgaaggcagcttcgcagggatcaagggatacgctgtgggccgaatgaccaagagtcgtcgcggcaagctctacatcgacgatgcaggctagggccccgaggccggctcagttgagtacgggtaccaggtccccttcggcggaatccacgtcttcatcggcaagaacAGCGaatcgggccctgagccggacatctgcaccgacatcatcgagacggctcaacgtGCACAACCCGCCAAGGTTCAAGCCGCTTTGAagcatgcctttgttggttgcatccatggggcggaatttgaggaaggatctgtgtccgacggtgagacggccatctactctgatggtgaatcGTCAACCGACGAAACCAATTCAATGTATCAATTGCAGGACGGCCgccttgggggctgttccgatggcgacagtattccggacccctatgattcgccgaacagggtggcgatcttcatggccggtacacagccggCGCTCGGTTCAACAACCGCCGCGGCTATGACCTCTAGCTcaacggctgcggcggcggctggtgcTAGCGGCTCTGCAGGCCCGTCGGCTCAGGTTTTGACAGAGTTGTTGGAGGCTTTGGTGACTTTGATGGGGATGGAGATAACCCCGGATACTCAAGAACAACATAAGGTGGATGTTGTGAAGCtacgagatgagatagctcaagctaAGGAGGAACTGGCAGCTGAGAATGCTAGGATGGCCACGGAGCGAGCTGCTTTGGACGCTCAGGCACAATGGATTCAGGAAGACTCTTTCCGGCTCACCTTGGATCAAAACGCTTCAAATGaaatcatgagaaggaggcaccagAGTCATTTACCCCCGGTTTATGATGcgagaaacctcttcaacacgcctagAGCAGGGACCAGTAACCCGCCGGTGGGGAACTGGGCGGTTGAGGCGCCCGTGACtggagcgccggttcagccgcgtaTGATGGATCCGCCTCGTTTGAATATTACTCCGCCTCAGCACGTTCCgacaccgccgggtcattattctaaccatttggataatatgattgctgcgacgacacgattggcggctctcccagttgaaggcgagtctccggcTGTGATAGAGACATGGAGGGCcagagagcttcttcagacagcactggATCAACAGGCGGCTTATTCGTACAACCGTGAAAGTATTCACTCAACCCCTCGACCAAGCCTGAGTTATAGAAGGCACATTGACTCGCCAGCAGTTTCAAGCAGTGAACAACGCCGTAACCAACCTCGTGGGCatgactgatacgtccattttgcatcatgcttttatatcgatatttattgcattatgggctgttatttcacattatgtcacaatacttatgccttttctctcttattttacaaggtttacatgaagtgGGAGAaagccggcagctggaattctgggctggaaaaggagcaaatattagagacctattctgcacaactccaaaagtcctgaaactccacgaaagtcagttttggaatatattaaaaatattgggcgaagaaagcaccagaggggggcacccactgtccacgagggtggagggcgcgccccctgcctcgtgggccacctggaagccccccgatgcccaacttctggtataaggtgtcttttgccctggaaaaaatcagaaggaagcttttgggacgaagcgccgccgtcttgaggcggaaccaatctagggctccggcggagctgttctgccggggaaacatccctccgggagggagaaatcgtcaccatcgtcatcaccatcaatcctctcatcgggagggggtcaatctccatcagcatcttcaccagcaccatctcctctcaaaccctagttcatctcttgtatccgatctttgtctcaaaacctcagattggtacctgtgggttgctagtagtgttgattactccttgtagttgatgctagttggtttatttgatggaagattatatgttcagatcctttatgcacattaatacccctctgattatgaacatgaatatgatttgtgagtagttacgtttgttcctgaggacatgggagaagtcttgttataagtagtcatgtgaatttggtattcgttcgatattttgatgagatgtatgttgtctttcctctagtggtgttatgtgaacgtcgactacatgacacttcaccattgtttgggcctaggggaagacattgggaagtaataagtagatgatgggttgctagagtgacagaagcttaaaccctactttatgcgttgcttcgtaaggggctgatttggatccatatgtttcatgctatggtt
This sequence is a window from Aegilops tauschii subsp. strangulata cultivar AL8/78 chromosome 7, Aet v6.0, whole genome shotgun sequence. Protein-coding genes within it:
- the LOC109750461 gene encoding uncharacterized protein isoform X1 yields the protein MASNSAPLILLLIASVAATSSSSNSGNAETDALMEIKAALDPSGRAPALASWSRGGDPCGRGDYFEGVSCDASGRVSVVSLQGRRLSGSVSPAVAMLPGLTGLYLHYNDLGGAIPRELGDLPDLAELYLGVNNLSGGIPVELGRLHRLQVLQLGYNQLSGSIPTQLGELKKLTVLAVQSNQLTGAIPASLGDLPELTRLDLSSNHLFGSIPSKLAGIPQLATLDLRNNTLSGSVPSGLKKLGHGFKFDNNLELCGSHFGSLKACPNDDNVDEQMPHKPESTSIKPQQTPQNISQNTNCDIGACSRSSTLSSGAVLAGTIIIIAGVAACGLSVFSWHRRQKQKVGCSVESLEGRPSLEQSKETYQKSASSLINVEYSSGWDTSSEGSQHGVRLSPEGSPSVRFNLEEVECATQYFSDINVLGKSTFAATHRGIMRDGSVVAVKSINKSSCKSEEADFLKGLRVLTSLRHENLVGLRGFCRSRARGECFLVYEFMATGSLSQYLDIKDGDAETRILDWSTRVSIIKGIAKGIDYLHSSKPSKPPLVHQNISADKVLLDHMLVPRLSGSGVHKLLADDVVFSTLKGSAAMGYLAPEYTTTGRFTDKSDVYAFGVVVFQVLTGKKAVSQHLLRCTMDGAEPGGAAKLDDLVDHRLGARFSRPEAAKLAGIALLCTSEAPGQRPAMAAVLQQLGASQ
- the LOC109750461 gene encoding uncharacterized protein isoform X2 encodes the protein MASNSAPLILLLIASVAATSSSSNSGNAETDALMEIKAALDPSGRAPALASWSRGGDPCGRGDYFEGVSCDASGRVSVVSLQGRRLSGSVSPAVAMLPGLTGLYLHYNDLGGAIPRELGDLPDLAELYLGVNNLSGGIPVELGRLHRLQVLQLGYNQLSGSIPTQLGELKKLTVLAVQSNQLTGAIPASLGDLPELTRLDLSSNHLFGSIPSKLAGIPQLATLDLRNNTLSGSVPSGLKKLGHGFKFDNNLELCGSHFGSLKACPNDDNVDEQMPHKPESTSIKPQQTPQNISQNTNCDIGACSRSSTLSSGAVLAGTIIIIAGVAACGLSVFSWHRRQKQKVGCSVESLEGRPSLEQSKETYQKSASSLINVEYSSGWDTSSEGSQHGVRLSPEGSPSVRFNLEEVECATQYFSDINVLGKSTFAATHRGIMRDGSVVAVKSINKSSCKSEEADFLKGLRVLTSLRHENLVGLRGFCRSRARGECFLVYEFMATGSLSQYLDIKDGDAETRILDWSTRVSIIKGIAKGIDYLHSSKPSKPPLVHQNISADKVLLDHMLVPRLSGSGVHKLLADDVVFSTLKGSAAMGYLAPEYTTTGRFTDKSDVYAFGVVVFQVLTGKKAVSQHLLRCTMDGAEPGGAAKLDDLVDHRLGARFSRPEAAKLAGIALLCTSEAPGQRPAMAAVLQQLGASQFRPDLRVKVTAPLPPLLSTFPSGRRFRSDRALKRGFRCWSYYFCFRGEHILLSENLRFGTQDGQGNQTRPWENICMLMNFVIKSTVFAAPLL